The following are from one region of the Sphingomonas sp. J315 genome:
- a CDS encoding SPFH domain-containing protein — MSDFDSRALRSSAERPASTASGYVMLLVALLSLIAIIASAPQIGEVQWAPFITVAGALILTFVSCGFYLLQPNQAAAILLFGDYQGTDRTTGLRWAWPWLSKKKISVRIHNITSERLKVNDLRGNPIEIASNVVWRVADTAQALFDVDDYREFVHIQIESAVRAIGSRYPYDDFTHEEVTLRGNAEHVSEELRVELQERVLAAGVHIDECRLTHLAYAQEIAQAMLRRQQAEAVVAARKTLVEGAVGMVEMALEQLSDKNVVELDDERRAAMVSNLMVVLCSERDTQPVVNAGSLYQ; from the coding sequence ATGTCGGACTTCGATTCGCGCGCGCTTCGCTCCAGTGCGGAGCGGCCCGCCAGCACCGCCAGCGGCTATGTCATGCTGCTCGTCGCGTTGCTGTCGCTCATCGCCATTATCGCGTCGGCACCGCAGATCGGTGAGGTGCAATGGGCACCCTTCATCACGGTCGCGGGCGCGCTGATCCTCACCTTCGTGTCGTGCGGCTTCTACTTGCTTCAGCCCAATCAGGCGGCAGCGATCCTGTTGTTCGGCGACTATCAGGGCACCGACCGCACCACCGGGCTGCGCTGGGCATGGCCGTGGCTGAGCAAGAAGAAAATCTCGGTCCGCATCCACAACATCACCTCGGAGCGGCTGAAGGTGAACGACCTGCGCGGCAATCCGATCGAGATCGCGTCGAACGTGGTGTGGCGCGTCGCCGACACAGCGCAGGCGCTGTTCGACGTCGATGACTATCGGGAGTTCGTCCATATCCAGATCGAGAGTGCCGTCCGCGCGATCGGCTCGCGCTACCCCTATGACGATTTCACCCATGAGGAGGTGACGCTGCGCGGCAATGCCGAGCATGTCAGCGAGGAACTGCGCGTCGAGCTGCAGGAGCGTGTGCTGGCTGCGGGCGTGCACATCGACGAATGCCGCCTGACCCACCTCGCTTATGCGCAGGAGATCGCCCAGGCGATGCTGCGCCGGCAACAGGCCGAGGCGGTGGTCGCGGCGCGCAAGACACTGGTCGAGGGCGCGGTCGGCATGGTCGAGATGGCGCTGGAGCAGCTCAGCGACAAGAATGTCGTCGAGTTGGACGACGAGCGCCGCGCGGCGATGGTGTCCAACCTGATGGTCGTGCTCTGCTCCGAACGCGACACTCAGCCGGTGGTGAACGCCGGGTCGCTGTACCAGTAA
- a CDS encoding toxin-antitoxin system HicB family antitoxin, whose product MGPMADAPSKKAFPLRLDPALYAAIERSAATDLRSVNAQVECLLREALGRRGVKLADPVRAKRGRPPKQGDE is encoded by the coding sequence ATCGGGCCGATGGCCGACGCCCCATCCAAGAAAGCGTTCCCGCTCCGCCTCGATCCCGCGCTCTACGCCGCGATCGAGCGGAGCGCGGCAACCGACCTGCGCAGCGTCAACGCGCAAGTCGAATGCCTGCTGCGCGAGGCGCTGGGCCGGCGCGGCGTGAAACTGGCCGACCCGGTGCGTGCCAAGCGCGGAAGGCCACCGAAACAAGGAGACGAATGA
- a CDS encoding PF20097 family protein yields MRSNSCPKCQGSMAEGYVPHERSSLPGLGRWYRGAPVAGWFGLKLPKTYVDIATWRCQRCGFLEQYAKG; encoded by the coding sequence ATGCGTTCGAATAGCTGCCCCAAATGTCAGGGTTCGATGGCCGAAGGCTATGTGCCGCATGAGCGCAGCAGCCTGCCGGGACTCGGCCGCTGGTACCGCGGCGCGCCAGTGGCGGGCTGGTTCGGGTTGAAGCTGCCCAAAACCTACGTCGATATCGCCACCTGGCGCTGCCAGCGCTGCGGCTTTCTGGAGCAGTACGCGAAGGGGTGA
- a CDS encoding S1/P1 nuclease translates to MIRRILALFAFAASLSATPALAYWEFGHETIATIAYKNVKPQTRAAIDRLLRQQGLLETPTCPARTLEQASVWADCIKPLGVRFSYAYNWHYQNVNICKPFTLKGNCPDGNCVSAQIERGVKLLQDKDVPVREKVMALAFLTHFVGDLHQPLHAGDKGDLGGNRARTDYGIYAPERLNLHSIMDGWLAERAITTPPPVVQVYSDEERAKESAGTVEDWSRENWQASHMAYEAAFDGDPCRADLPARGKLDDADIEKLVPMMQAQIKRGGLRLARLLDEAFGPPPPMEAKR, encoded by the coding sequence ATGATTCGCCGCATCCTCGCGCTGTTCGCGTTCGCCGCCAGCCTTTCCGCCACCCCTGCGCTCGCCTATTGGGAGTTCGGGCACGAGACGATCGCGACGATTGCCTACAAGAATGTGAAGCCCCAGACGCGCGCCGCGATCGACCGGTTGCTGCGCCAGCAGGGGCTGCTCGAAACGCCGACCTGCCCCGCAAGGACGCTGGAGCAGGCGAGCGTGTGGGCCGATTGCATCAAGCCGCTCGGGGTGCGGTTCAGCTATGCCTACAACTGGCACTATCAGAATGTGAACATCTGCAAGCCGTTCACGCTCAAGGGCAATTGCCCCGACGGCAACTGCGTGTCGGCGCAGATCGAGCGCGGCGTGAAGCTGTTGCAGGACAAGGACGTGCCGGTCCGCGAGAAGGTGATGGCGCTCGCTTTCCTGACGCACTTTGTCGGGGACCTGCACCAGCCGCTGCACGCGGGCGACAAGGGCGATCTGGGCGGCAACCGCGCGCGCACCGATTACGGCATCTACGCCCCCGAGCGACTCAATCTGCACAGCATCATGGACGGCTGGCTCGCCGAGCGCGCGATCACCACGCCGCCGCCGGTGGTGCAGGTCTATTCGGACGAGGAGCGCGCGAAGGAAAGCGCCGGGACCGTCGAGGACTGGAGCCGCGAAAATTGGCAGGCATCGCACATGGCCTATGAGGCGGCCTTTGACGGCGATCCCTGCCGCGCTGACCTGCCCGCGCGCGGCAAGCTCGACGATGCGGATATCGAAAAGCTGGTCCCGATGATGCAGGCGCAGATCAAGCGCGGCGGCCTGCGCCTTGCCCGGTTGCTTGACGAGGCGTTCGGCCCGCCGCCGCCGATGGAGGCAAAGCGGTAA
- a CDS encoding isoaspartyl peptidase/L-asparaginase family protein, whose amino-acid sequence MNRLALLIGALMMSAAAHAQTKPQWTLVIHGGAGVLERERMTPEREAAARTGLDAALEAGAKVLAAGGTALDAVEAAVKVLEDDPHFNAGRGAVFTYEGTNELDAAIMEGATRKAGAVAGVTRTKNPISLARRVMEDSPHVMLAGKGADVFSAEKGLEQVGPEWFATDERRQQLETMKARKTSWFDVDMKYGTVGAVAMDSNGDVAAATSTGGVTGKRWGRVGDSPLIGAGTYADNRACAVSATGAGEFFIREGVAHEICARVRFKGESLKVAADAVMADTKGLGGTGGVIVTGPSGEMAWSFNTPGMYRGKVSAGGKKTVAIYGDEQ is encoded by the coding sequence ATGAACCGCCTAGCCCTTCTGATCGGAGCCCTGATGATGTCCGCCGCAGCACACGCCCAGACCAAGCCCCAATGGACGCTCGTCATTCATGGTGGGGCAGGCGTGCTGGAGCGCGAGCGGATGACGCCGGAGCGTGAGGCGGCGGCACGCACGGGGCTGGATGCGGCGCTGGAAGCGGGGGCGAAGGTGCTCGCTGCGGGCGGGACGGCACTCGATGCGGTCGAGGCTGCGGTGAAGGTGCTGGAGGACGATCCCCACTTCAACGCCGGGCGCGGCGCGGTGTTCACCTATGAAGGCACCAACGAGCTCGACGCCGCGATCATGGAGGGCGCGACGCGCAAGGCGGGCGCGGTAGCGGGCGTCACGCGCACCAAGAACCCGATCAGCCTGGCACGCAGGGTGATGGAAGACAGCCCGCACGTCATGCTCGCCGGCAAGGGTGCGGACGTGTTCAGCGCCGAGAAGGGGCTGGAGCAGGTCGGCCCCGAATGGTTCGCGACCGACGAGCGCCGACAGCAGCTCGAAACGATGAAGGCGCGCAAGACCAGCTGGTTCGATGTCGACATGAAATACGGCACGGTCGGCGCAGTCGCGATGGATTCGAACGGGGATGTCGCTGCCGCGACCTCGACCGGCGGTGTCACCGGCAAGCGCTGGGGCCGGGTCGGCGATTCGCCGCTGATCGGGGCTGGCACCTATGCCGACAACCGCGCCTGTGCCGTTTCGGCGACCGGGGCGGGGGAGTTCTTCATCCGTGAGGGCGTCGCGCATGAAATCTGCGCGCGCGTCCGCTTCAAGGGCGAAAGCCTGAAGGTCGCCGCCGATGCGGTGATGGCCGATACCAAGGGTCTGGGCGGCACCGGCGGGGTCATCGTCACCGGGCCGAGCGGCGAAATGGCCTGGAGCTTCAACACGCCCGGCATGTATCGCGGCAAGGTGTCGGCGGGGGGCAAGAAGACCGTCGCGATCTACGGCGACGAACAGTAA
- a CDS encoding acyltransferase family protein gives MERHYGMDWLRIGAFGLLILYHIGMVFVPWGFHVKTADPAAWVTVPMLFTNPWRLTLLFVVSGYASRALWLKSRGPGQFVANRSWRLVVPLLFGVAVIVPPQSWVELRTQWPYPYDFWTFWTRHYWYFGDFGPIILPTWNHLWFVGYLYLYTLGLVLVASLPGGAAAQTMFDKLFAGTRVLWLPAAYLLMTQVVVFQRWSDSHDVINDGVAHLAYFPAFLFGFALAGSEPVMRWIARLWKPALAIGLAGYAVTAAIDIAYPARIPWLPGRIMLAARYIQAWMMIAALIGIAEVYLNRDHRWRPMLTEAVFPFYLIHQTVIIVAMYWLLKLALPAAVEFVVLVPVTALGCWIFYRYGRELPWLRPLIGLRYARRDRPEPTRPASPEAA, from the coding sequence GTGGAACGGCATTATGGCATGGACTGGTTGCGGATCGGGGCGTTCGGCCTGCTGATCCTCTATCATATCGGCATGGTCTTCGTGCCCTGGGGGTTCCATGTGAAGACCGCAGACCCGGCTGCATGGGTCACGGTGCCGATGCTGTTCACCAACCCCTGGCGGCTTACCCTGTTGTTCGTCGTTTCCGGCTATGCCAGCCGCGCCTTGTGGCTCAAGTCGCGCGGGCCGGGCCAGTTCGTCGCCAATCGCAGCTGGCGGCTGGTGGTGCCATTGCTGTTCGGCGTCGCGGTGATCGTGCCGCCGCAGAGCTGGGTCGAGCTGCGCACCCAGTGGCCCTATCCCTACGACTTCTGGACCTTCTGGACCCGGCATTACTGGTATTTCGGCGATTTCGGGCCGATCATTCTGCCGACCTGGAACCATCTCTGGTTCGTCGGCTATCTCTATCTCTACACGCTGGGACTGGTGCTGGTCGCCAGCCTGCCCGGCGGCGCGGCGGCGCAGACGATGTTCGACAAGCTGTTCGCGGGCACGCGGGTCTTGTGGCTACCCGCAGCTTACCTGCTGATGACTCAGGTGGTGGTGTTCCAGCGCTGGAGCGACAGTCATGACGTGATCAACGACGGCGTCGCGCACCTTGCCTATTTCCCCGCCTTTCTGTTCGGCTTTGCGCTCGCCGGATCGGAGCCGGTGATGCGCTGGATTGCGCGGCTGTGGAAGCCGGCGCTGGCGATTGGGCTGGCCGGTTACGCCGTCACTGCGGCGATCGACATCGCCTATCCCGCACGAATCCCCTGGCTTCCGGGCCGGATCATGCTCGCGGCGCGCTATATCCAGGCGTGGATGATGATCGCGGCGCTGATCGGCATTGCCGAGGTGTATCTCAACCGCGACCATCGCTGGCGGCCGATGCTGACCGAAGCGGTGTTCCCCTTCTACCTGATCCACCAGACGGTGATCATCGTGGCGATGTACTGGCTGCTCAAACTGGCGCTGCCCGCCGCAGTCGAGTTCGTGGTGCTGGTGCCGGTGACCGCGCTCGGCTGCTGGATCTTCTACCGCTATGGGCGCGAACTTCCCTGGTTGAGGCCGCTGATCGGGCTGCGCTATGCCCGGCGGGACCGGCCGGAACCGACCCGTCCCGCCAGCCCGGAGGCCGCATGA
- a CDS encoding acyltransferase family protein: MNEANESLERTGRHYGLDWLRIAAFALLIVYHIAMVFSPWPWVIHTDYKFPALIAPMALLTPWRLPLLFAVSGFASWHLFAKSRDPGGFVRARNLRLLIPLLFGMAVLIPVEMWVRVVEAGYPHGYLRFWTSDYWRIGDYWGRSFPSWEHLWFVVYLWAYTLVLALILWRGQRGYDLLADHVVPWMAQGWRLVWVPAALLVLARLALQFVVADEQGLLRDWAGHANYFPIFLFGFVLAGSPMLWPVLRRVWRGALALAAISGVAVVLVETSYPGNAVPPHWVMAVARAAQVAMGWAMTIFLIQVADRFWNCDHRWRRTAAEAVFPFYLVHQPAIVLIAWHTLPMRLSAGVQFLVLLGGTALACTLTYLVGREIGWLRPFIGLGPRQHEAPVQISTQAA, translated from the coding sequence GTGAACGAAGCGAACGAGTCCCTTGAGCGCACCGGGCGGCACTACGGGTTGGACTGGCTGCGCATCGCCGCGTTCGCGCTCCTGATCGTCTATCATATCGCGATGGTCTTCTCGCCCTGGCCCTGGGTGATCCATACCGACTACAAGTTTCCAGCGCTGATCGCGCCGATGGCGTTGCTGACGCCGTGGCGGCTGCCCCTGTTGTTCGCGGTGTCGGGGTTCGCGTCCTGGCACCTGTTCGCCAAATCGCGCGATCCGGGCGGGTTCGTGCGCGCGCGCAATTTGCGGCTGCTGATCCCGCTCCTGTTCGGAATGGCGGTGTTGATCCCGGTCGAGATGTGGGTGCGGGTGGTCGAGGCGGGCTATCCGCACGGCTATCTGCGCTTCTGGACCAGCGACTATTGGCGCATCGGCGACTATTGGGGGCGCAGCTTCCCGAGCTGGGAGCATCTGTGGTTCGTCGTCTATCTCTGGGCATACACGCTGGTCCTCGCCCTGATCCTGTGGCGCGGACAGCGCGGCTACGACCTGCTGGCCGACCATGTCGTGCCGTGGATGGCGCAGGGCTGGCGGCTGGTCTGGGTGCCGGCGGCGCTGCTCGTGCTGGCGCGACTCGCACTCCAGTTCGTCGTCGCGGACGAACAGGGGTTGCTGCGCGACTGGGCCGGGCATGCGAATTACTTCCCGATCTTCCTGTTCGGCTTTGTACTTGCGGGATCGCCGATGCTGTGGCCGGTGTTGCGCCGGGTGTGGCGCGGCGCGCTGGCGCTGGCCGCGATCAGCGGTGTGGCGGTGGTGCTGGTCGAGACCAGCTATCCGGGCAACGCGGTCCCGCCGCACTGGGTGATGGCGGTGGCGCGCGCGGCACAGGTGGCGATGGGCTGGGCAATGACGATATTTCTGATTCAGGTCGCCGACCGATTCTGGAATTGCGATCATCGCTGGCGCAGGACGGCGGCGGAGGCGGTATTCCCCTTCTACCTCGTTCACCAGCCGGCGATCGTGCTGATCGCGTGGCACACGCTGCCAATGCGCCTGTCGGCCGGAGTGCAGTTCCTGGTCCTGCTCGGTGGGACCGCGCTGGCCTGTACGCTGACATATCTGGTGGGGCGTGAGATCGGCTGGCTGCGACCGTTCATCGGCCTTGGTCCGCGCCAGCACGAAGCCCCCGTGCAGATTTCGACGCAAGCCGCCTGA
- a CDS encoding DUF3089 domain-containing protein → MRRRLTLLRTIPMACALASGPAAAQQAVLHQNQPPPARFDPAAAPPAPDYAGPTHWASLPSIRDDGDTTPQGVPEPPQLRAPADVFFIHAAVPLRRPVWNADTNDVWFNGDVGQTTIRNQASAFNGCCAIYAPRYRQANPDGESGAALAIAYSDVARAFVEFRRRVGDRPFILAGHGQGSQLGQMLIERAIDGQPVAARMVAAYLPGHAIQLDWFKARQSVRACTAATDTGCIASWSIWLEGRKVPRTRAAIACINPINWSTDMPSVYRQHRGAWFRDGLERPEPLRGPDTWLIDATCGADGRLVIATPGSPYTRFMRPDGSYHALDYQLVWMDVRHNAVQRVAAFLGAGR, encoded by the coding sequence ATGCGGCGAAGACTCACCTTGTTGCGGACCATTCCGATGGCCTGTGCGCTTGCCTCCGGTCCTGCTGCGGCGCAGCAGGCCGTGTTGCACCAGAATCAACCGCCCCCGGCCCGTTTCGACCCGGCCGCCGCCCCGCCCGCGCCGGATTATGCCGGACCGACCCATTGGGCCTCGCTCCCGTCGATCCGCGACGATGGGGACACGACGCCTCAAGGCGTGCCCGAGCCACCCCAGCTGCGCGCGCCTGCCGATGTCTTCTTCATCCACGCCGCCGTGCCGCTGCGTCGCCCCGTCTGGAACGCCGACACCAATGACGTCTGGTTCAACGGCGATGTCGGCCAAACGACGATCCGAAATCAGGCGAGCGCGTTCAACGGTTGCTGCGCGATCTATGCCCCGCGCTATCGCCAGGCGAACCCGGACGGGGAGTCCGGCGCGGCGCTGGCGATCGCCTATTCGGACGTGGCACGCGCTTTTGTAGAGTTTCGTCGCCGGGTCGGCGACCGCCCGTTCATCCTCGCCGGGCATGGACAGGGATCGCAGCTTGGGCAGATGCTGATCGAGCGCGCGATCGACGGCCAGCCGGTCGCGGCGCGGATGGTGGCCGCCTATCTGCCCGGCCATGCAATCCAGTTGGACTGGTTCAAGGCGCGACAGTCGGTTCGCGCGTGCACCGCAGCGACGGATACCGGATGCATCGCCAGCTGGTCGATCTGGCTTGAGGGGAGAAAGGTGCCGCGCACGCGCGCGGCGATAGCGTGCATCAATCCGATCAACTGGTCGACCGACATGCCGTCAGTCTATCGCCAGCATCGCGGCGCGTGGTTCCGCGATGGGCTCGAACGACCGGAGCCGCTGCGCGGCCCCGACACATGGCTGATCGATGCGACCTGCGGCGCGGACGGACGGCTTGTCATCGCGACCCCGGGCAGCCCCTACACGCGGTTCATGCGTCCCGACGGCAGCTACCACGCGCTCGATTACCAGTTGGTCTGGATGGACGTCCGCCACAATGCGGTTCAGCGCGTCGCCGCCTTTCTCGGCGCAGGGCGATAG
- the ispG gene encoding flavodoxin-dependent (E)-4-hydroxy-3-methylbut-2-enyl-diphosphate synthase — MSVRPWRDIVRRQSRQIMVGNVPVGGDAPVTVQTMTNTPTSDPVATIDQIRRCEDAGADIIRVSCPDVESTAALRQIVRAARVPIVADIHFHYKRALEAADAGAACLRINPGNIGSAERVNEVVNAAKANGCAIRIGVNAGSLEKDLLEKYGEPCPEALVESALDHIKLLQDRDFHEFKVAVKASDLFLAAAAYQQLAEAVDCPLHLGITEAGGFVGGTVKSAIGMGSLLWYGIGDTIRVSLSAEPEEEVRVGFEILKALGIRNRGVRVVSCPSCARQGFDVIRTVQALEERLQHIRTPLSLSVLGCVVNGPGEARETDIGLTGGGNGKHMVYLSGVTDHTVEDADMLEHIVKLVEAKAAEIEAANEAAAVAAA, encoded by the coding sequence ATGTCCGTGCGTCCATGGCGCGATATCGTGCGCCGTCAAAGCCGTCAGATCATGGTCGGCAACGTCCCCGTCGGCGGCGATGCCCCCGTTACCGTCCAGACGATGACCAACACACCGACGTCGGACCCGGTCGCGACGATCGACCAGATCCGACGCTGCGAGGATGCCGGCGCGGACATCATCCGCGTGTCCTGCCCCGATGTCGAAAGCACCGCCGCGCTCAGGCAGATTGTCCGCGCCGCGCGCGTGCCGATCGTCGCCGACATCCATTTCCACTACAAGCGCGCGCTCGAAGCCGCTGATGCCGGTGCCGCCTGCCTGCGCATCAACCCGGGCAACATCGGGTCGGCTGAGCGGGTGAACGAAGTCGTCAACGCCGCCAAGGCCAATGGCTGTGCGATCCGCATCGGCGTCAATGCCGGGTCGCTCGAAAAGGACCTGCTCGAAAAGTACGGCGAGCCGTGTCCCGAGGCTTTGGTCGAAAGCGCGCTCGACCATATCAAGCTGCTCCAGGACCGCGATTTTCACGAGTTCAAGGTCGCGGTGAAGGCGAGCGACCTGTTCCTCGCCGCCGCCGCGTACCAGCAGCTCGCCGAAGCGGTCGACTGCCCGCTGCATCTGGGCATCACCGAGGCGGGCGGGTTCGTCGGGGGCACGGTCAAGAGCGCGATCGGGATGGGATCTTTGCTATGGTACGGCATCGGCGACACGATCCGCGTATCACTGTCCGCCGAGCCCGAGGAGGAAGTCCGTGTGGGCTTCGAGATCCTGAAGGCGCTCGGCATCCGCAATCGCGGCGTCCGCGTCGTCAGCTGCCCCAGCTGCGCGCGCCAGGGCTTCGACGTGATCCGCACCGTCCAGGCGCTGGAGGAACGCCTCCAGCACATCCGCACCCCGCTGTCGCTCAGCGTGCTTGGCTGTGTCGTCAACGGCCCCGGCGAAGCGCGCGAGACCGATATCGGCCTGACCGGCGGCGGCAACGGCAAGCATATGGTCTATCTGTCCGGCGTCACCGACCACACGGTGGAAGACGCCGACATGCTGGAGCATATCGTAAAGCTGGTCGAGGCCAAGGCGGCGGAGATCGAGGCGGCGAACGAGGCCGCAGCGGTGGCGGCGGCGTGA
- the bla gene encoding subclass B3 metallo-beta-lactamase, whose amino-acid sequence MLRPIAPDYAQRWIEPHIAPQRLHGRSYYVGFRGLAVVLVDTGAGLLLFDGGVPQSVRTLQANIRSLGFDPKRIRYIFSTEPHWDHAGGIAALARDSRAMVIAGTAAAPALRAGQVGSDDPQADIHAPFPPVARVRGVGDGATIRLGSVTVTAHATAGHTTGSSSWSWRSCEGKSCVNIVFAASINPVSDDDYRFADHPERVTMLRRGAARLAALRCDIAIPTHPDTNATLEHLAMLTRRRVPNPLIEPGACRTLAATYGKRLDARLAKEKATSR is encoded by the coding sequence ATGCTGCGACCGATCGCGCCCGACTATGCACAACGCTGGATCGAACCGCACATCGCACCGCAGCGGCTGCATGGGCGCAGCTATTATGTCGGGTTCCGCGGGCTCGCCGTGGTGCTGGTCGATACCGGTGCCGGGTTGCTGCTGTTCGACGGCGGCGTCCCGCAATCGGTGCGCACGCTTCAGGCGAACATCCGGTCGCTCGGCTTCGACCCCAAGCGAATCCGCTACATCTTCAGCACCGAGCCGCATTGGGACCATGCCGGCGGCATCGCGGCACTAGCGCGCGACAGCCGGGCGATGGTCATCGCCGGCACGGCGGCCGCGCCGGCATTGCGCGCGGGGCAGGTCGGCTCCGACGATCCGCAGGCGGACATTCACGCGCCGTTTCCGCCAGTTGCCCGCGTGCGCGGGGTCGGCGATGGCGCGACGATCCGCCTCGGCTCCGTCACCGTCACCGCGCACGCGACCGCCGGGCATACGACAGGCAGCAGCAGCTGGTCCTGGCGCTCGTGCGAAGGCAAAAGCTGCGTCAACATCGTGTTCGCTGCCAGCATCAATCCGGTCAGCGACGACGATTACCGTTTCGCCGATCATCCGGAGCGGGTCACCATGCTGCGCCGGGGTGCCGCCAGGCTGGCCGCGCTCCGCTGTGACATCGCGATCCCGACGCATCCCGACACCAATGCCACGCTGGAGCACCTCGCCATGCTGACGCGGCGGCGTGTGCCCAACCCGCTGATCGAGCCAGGCGCGTGCCGCACGCTCGCCGCGACCTATGGCAAACGGCTCGACGCGCGGCTCGCGAAGGAGAAGGCGACGTCGCGATAG
- a CDS encoding DMT family transporter has protein sequence MRPASPLIAFAVASLGIAIFSSMDAVMKGLVLALGAYNALTWRTMAGIVASGVPYALSRPKRPSREAMRLHLVRAAVSAVMAFLFFWGLGRVPMAQAIALSFIAPIIALFLAAWLLRERITRVTIIATALAFAGVLLILWGQAQAELGHDAFLGAIAILVSAVCYAWNIILMRQQSLVAGPMEVSFYQSLFISLAFLLAAPWLLELPAIDHVPALALAAILATASLFLLSWAYARAEANYLAPTEYTGFLWATLWGWVVFGESVSFFTVAGAALIVGGCIIAARRRDHAPVADTEAQI, from the coding sequence ATGCGCCCCGCCTCCCCCCTCATCGCCTTTGCCGTCGCCTCGCTCGGCATCGCGATTTTCTCGTCGATGGATGCCGTGATGAAGGGGCTGGTGCTGGCGCTCGGCGCGTACAATGCGCTGACCTGGCGGACGATGGCGGGGATCGTCGCGAGCGGAGTGCCCTATGCGCTGTCGCGACCCAAGCGGCCGAGTCGGGAGGCGATGCGGTTGCACCTGGTCCGCGCCGCCGTGTCCGCCGTGATGGCCTTTCTGTTCTTCTGGGGCCTCGGCCGAGTGCCGATGGCGCAGGCGATCGCGCTGTCGTTCATCGCGCCGATCATCGCGCTGTTCCTTGCCGCATGGCTGCTCAGGGAGCGGATTACGCGCGTCACGATCATCGCCACCGCGCTGGCCTTTGCCGGCGTCCTCCTCATCCTGTGGGGACAGGCGCAGGCTGAGCTGGGGCATGATGCGTTCCTTGGCGCCATCGCGATCCTCGTTTCGGCGGTCTGCTATGCCTGGAACATCATCCTGATGCGGCAACAGTCGCTGGTCGCGGGGCCGATGGAGGTGTCCTTCTACCAGTCGCTGTTCATCTCGCTCGCCTTCCTGCTCGCCGCGCCGTGGCTGCTCGAACTACCCGCGATCGATCATGTCCCCGCGCTCGCGCTTGCCGCGATCCTCGCCACCGCGTCGTTGTTCCTGCTCAGCTGGGCCTATGCCCGCGCCGAGGCCAATTATCTTGCGCCGACCGAATATACCGGCTTTCTGTGGGCGACCTTGTGGGGATGGGTCGTGTTCGGCGAGAGCGTTTCCTTCTTCACCGTGGCCGGCGCTGCGTTGATCGTCGGCGGCTGCATCATCGCGGCGCGGCGGCGCGACCATGCCCCGGTCGCCGATACGGAGGCACAGATTTGA
- a CDS encoding GNAT family N-acetyltransferase has translation MITIRQAEVQDFALVAGFIRKLAEYEKLAHEVRFDDATLRRHLFGLRPAAEVLIGEVDGTPAGFALFFQTFSTFEGKPGIWLEDLFVEPHARGVGLGRALLSRLAALVIERGGARLEWNVLDWNELGKGFYRTIGAAHVDGWERWRMQDDALEALASGV, from the coding sequence TTGATCACGATTCGTCAGGCGGAGGTGCAGGATTTCGCCCTGGTCGCGGGGTTCATCCGCAAGCTCGCGGAGTATGAGAAGCTGGCGCACGAGGTCCGCTTCGACGACGCGACGCTGCGCCGCCACCTGTTCGGCCTTCGCCCGGCTGCGGAGGTGCTGATCGGCGAAGTGGATGGCACGCCAGCGGGGTTTGCGCTGTTCTTTCAGACCTTCTCGACCTTCGAGGGGAAGCCGGGCATCTGGCTGGAGGATCTGTTCGTCGAGCCGCATGCGCGCGGCGTGGGCCTCGGTCGGGCATTGCTGTCGCGCCTTGCCGCCCTGGTCATCGAGCGCGGCGGCGCGCGGCTGGAGTGGAACGTCCTCGACTGGAACGAGCTGGGCAAGGGCTTCTACCGGACCATCGGCGCGGCGCATGTCGATGGCTGGGAACGCTGGCGGATGCAGGACGATGCGCTGGAGGCGCTGGCCAGTGGCGTTTGA
- a CDS encoding TfoX/Sxy family protein — protein MAFDAGLVDWAKEALEPLGTITHRPMMGAATLYCDGLVFAVVDEEAIYFKNDKVSAPVWDEAGCPPFTFTGKDGETMSMNYRRAPDDVYDDADSMQRWAELALEASRRAPVKKKRG, from the coding sequence GTGGCGTTTGACGCGGGGTTGGTCGATTGGGCGAAGGAGGCGCTGGAGCCGCTCGGCACCATCACGCACCGCCCGATGATGGGCGCGGCGACGCTCTATTGCGACGGTCTGGTGTTCGCGGTGGTCGACGAGGAAGCGATCTACTTCAAGAACGACAAGGTCAGCGCGCCCGTCTGGGACGAAGCAGGCTGCCCGCCCTTCACCTTCACCGGCAAGGACGGCGAGACGATGTCGATGAACTACCGCCGCGCGCCGGACGATGTCTATGACGACGCCGATTCGATGCAGCGCTGGGCGGAGCTGGCACTGGAGGCCAGCCGCCGCGCTCCGGTGAAGAAGAAGCGCGGCTGA